In Lytechinus pictus isolate F3 Inbred chromosome 17, Lp3.0, whole genome shotgun sequence, the genomic window taaactttgaaatgatCATagtttgtcaaaatttatcTGCAATAGCCCACACAATTActtgaatttttgaaatttggcGAGTTTTCAGAGAATAAGGAGAACATTAAGACGTTAtgcagaaaaattattttttcagatacCAGtaagtttttctttttcttaacaTTTTGAAGACGAGATTTCTATTTTGACTATTTGCAGAGACATGTGTAGTTGGTTTGAGGATGGCTGATCACATTTTGGATATTGAATACACATTTTGAACAGATTAcgaaacaataataataataataatttcttcttattaagcgctttttcaaaaatgacaaaGCGCTTACATTAGCAAACTTGGTGTTCAAAAGGTCAGGTTCATCCCGCCAAAAAGGTTAACAGTAAAAATAGTAGGAAAATGATCAAAAATGTTGGTGAAGGATTGAagaaaattcatgaaatatttaaagaattatttttttttcgtttgtttttggacgtcatatgcaagcagcaaCCTAATATATCGTGTAGTTAAAAAAAACTACAAATGAGAAgtcattttctaaaataatgaataaaaaatggtttTATTGCACATTTAGTATAATATCAAGAAATAAGTAATTTCACACCCACTCCTGAAAAGAATAGCCATCAACCTGTAAATAATAATGTTTATGCATTTttatatgatatgaaatatgggGCATCTGCTTATTTTGACatcacagataaaaaaaaaccctccgATTTCTAATGGCTTTCGTTATAATCTTTGATGGACTTTTTTCACATGttcactaatattttttttctggtattttcacAACAAACTGTTCTTGATGATAAAATTCCCCTTTAGTTCAGTGCATTTTAGTCACTTCTGCCACAAGTCTCTGTATTGCGTGCGATTCGTTTAATGGTAGGTGCTACCATCCatcaattaatcaaatatttcaaaaacccgatattgtatatttcaattagTTTATCTTTCTTCTTACCTTGTCTAGAACGCTGGTATTCAAACTATCATTTGTTGGTGAAAGCCGTTGTCAATTTCCTTCATGGAGGAATCGCGAGGCTGAGGAATAGGGGAAGTGGACAAGGAAACGGCTCGTTCGATTTGTCAATTATTGCCATTAAGGTAAGtatcaaatttttcatttaGTGATTGGGATATCGTGTGCCCATGTTCTTGTATATTTTAGCAACTGTATCAGCGATGACGTCAtctaaataatgattaattccatttatgctctatattatactgttttttctgggttttttttacgaagtaagaatgcccttctgtaaaattgtacttgatttgtattactttatattactttgtattatgttttgaatggaaatgaaataaaagaattgaattgaattaaaaaacaaacattgcaAATCAGTTTAACAATGGCATGCTCAAACCAGAAAATAGTGAATACAccaaatcatatatatatatatatatatatatatatatatatatatatatatatatatatatatatatatacataggcggatccaggggggcccgcccccccccccccctccctattggcggagcaaaaaaaagggggaaagaaagaaaagaaaaaagaaaaagaagggaaaagagaggagaaaaaagaaggggaaacataagaggaggaagacgagtgagtaatataagatgaggggaagttggaaaataatttttaagatTGTTCATGTCACTATACGGTATAAAatttatgctcgcgcttcgcgctcgcattgccttttaggtgatttacatatcttactcaatatggagcttaaatatcaaattttgaagtcaatatgcaaAACACATTTaatctcggaaatcgaactttcattagttctttgatttacaaattcatatttaaaaagtgctctgtaaaatttatgttttatcttctgaaaataAACATTCTCTGCTCTCGCTCGCGCGCTCGCAACATTTGATTGTTTTAGGTACCTATTATATTCCTGCATTCCATAAAGTCCTCAAATATCCCTATTTAGGTCAATTTGTCAAAACGTAAGAGCTAGAGCTGTACGCTCGCTTTTTTATTGGTGATTtgatatgtatatctcaatattgattttataacaaataacttaaaatccccattttatgacagtttatcaaaaatttcggctcgcgattttcGATCGCATtgattattgaaaatatattaactcatgcatcttattcataattacaaacgtgctttaaatgtccagttttcaggccaatAAATTAAGAGATTTCGCGCTCTTAttgggcttattagattaattaaTAAggtattaatttaataatcaaattgtccctttttcagaattgaatatcgacaagtttcatccctcgcttaggaagagaaataggaagatagtcatcattttcatatgatgacataatgtttttagaatgtccctgtcctatgtcaaaactcaaagtaataataatgaaacatatcagatctttttttaactgtgattcatatccacctcacaattttcctacaaagcgCTTGAAAGACAAagcttaaattgaccccttttttcagatcggaatatcaattattttaaaCTTGTGCCTTGCCCTCGCTTTATTGagtttcatgatgaaaaaaggtatttagaatgcccagattctaggtcgaaatgagaaacacgcgcacgcatctttattcagatacgcagcttgttctataTTTAAATCGTTATGAGCCTATATATCCATTTTCAGataagaatatcaaaaaaattctgctcacgctttgcgctcgcattattaatgtaagaagaTAACAAATTATACCCACATTTttccatgatttacaaaacatgaagagagtgtcccatttttaggtttgaaatctcattttttttccgctcgcgcttcgtgctcgcatcattaTTGTTTGGTTATATACTTATACCGTtcgtgattacaaaaagtgcgtAGAACGTTAATTTTTAAGGCCGGAACgtcaacaaattttcagcttgcacttcgcgctcgcattatttaatcatttaaatGTGTATCCTAACTGCAAAACGTCTTTAACAAGTCCCTTTTCGACAAGGCCTGAACGCATTAtacaaatttctgctcgcgcttcgcgctcgcagtactagttacatacgcatcttgttgaggttcacaaacattgcccagaatagttcaattttcaggacaaaatacatgaaatttcaaaattgtttatcTCGCACTTCACGCTCAcactatttaaatagggcttatgaaattattacacatttatgttgtttataagaataaagctaagaaattactgtaaggacatgggcgttttgccaacccccccaaaaaatcacaattaagaaaaaaaaaatgaaagagataagggtgaaatataatatcattttccaaatattatgtcaaaatctatcacgaacttggacttttgtaataaaaatgtgaaaatgtttgctcgctcgcttcgatCGCTCTTACCTTTCTATTAATTGTACGCaatacgccatatcgagccccctcaacatttttggctcattaaGCCACTGGGATAAACCCCTTCAAAgttctaaacaaaaaaaaaaaatcaattttgagcggccgatcggggaaaatttGGGTGGAAAatttttttcgccccccccctattggcggaggctggatccgcccctgtatatatatatatatatatatatatatatttccgaCGGGATCAAACCAtccaaattaatgttcgacgATTACCTAAATCTTTATGGCTTGGGTGAGCACAGACTGATATGGGGATGAAGTGTAGGCCTACCAATCCATTTTTTAAAGACGTTCGCATCGAGCATCGCCCTAGATAAGGCCCTGTGTCATATTCGATGAGAATGAGTGGACGctaatgaaatgaagaaaaaaaaaataaaaaaataaagatataaaaatataacaataataatagtaataataatcattactaTCAATACTATTAATactaattattatcataacaataatcataataataacaataataataatcatcatcataatcattactaCCTTGGCAACgtcaaaatcaatcattttaaGTACCTTGATGAGAAGTACAGTACTAGAAGGAAAGGAATAGAGATCGCCGTGGAGgaaccagggaagtgttatctataacacttccctgggtACACTGATCGAGTGGCGCAGTATAGACACATAGTTCCACCACCAGATATAGCTGCTGCAATTGCCTTCTGGAGCAACATTTGGAGGAAACAACATAATCACAACCGAGAAGCTAGGTGGTTGAAAACAACGAAATAGGAATGTGCAACAATAGTTGCACAGGATACTATAGTTGCATGGGATGATCTAACAAAAGCAAGCTAGAAAAGATCATTCGGAAAATGGTGCCACGGTCCAGACGGTGTGCAAGCTTTCTGGGTTAAAAGATTCACAAATCTTTATGATAGGCTGAGCTTGCAAATGAACGAAATTGTCGTGAATGGTAACCCCCTGAATGGATGACAAAAGGAAGAACGGTTCTCATCCCAAAGGATCCTACCAAAGGCAACATTCCATCAAACTACCTTCCAATTACCTGCTTGCCGATTCTCCGGAAGTTACTGACTGGCATGATATCAGAAGAAATATATCAACGCCTGGACTATCAAGAGATACTACCATGGGAACAGGAGGGATGTAGAAAAGGGGAAGTAGAGGAGCAAAAGAACAATAATGCATcgaccagggaagtgttataacacttccctgcaTCGACAAAGGAATTCTGAAACAcagcaagaaaagaaaaaaacaaacctCGCAATGGCATGGATTGACTACAAGAAAGCATACGACATGGTTCCGCACTCTTGGATCATCGAGTCTATGGAAATGTTAGGGGTAGCAGACAACATCAGAAGGTTCCTCATCCCAAGTATGACGAGGTGGAGAACTAAGTTGGAAAGTAATGGTGAAGTGCTTGGAGAGATTGGAACAGCTCATATCTTACGGAAGGTCTTGAGGtcttgaattagaaagagaagtgaacaatgagaagaggacctatttgatagaatatagaacagataaccctagatttctggaagaagACCGGTTGCTGTTTGATCCGGGgagggggcacttacattggcgagtggatactatgcgcgccccccccccccaaaaaaaaaaaaaaaaaaaaaaaaaacctaaaaatacatttttttttcaagatcatgaagattgggcacgttacgtacgtagcgtaataagggtgtcaaaaacactaaaataatatattttgctaggaaagctacatgcatagggtcaaatttgcgaagGTATAAACATGGAGGTAGAATTTTggtataaacaaattaaaatgtttttatataaagGACGTACTTTTTGctccaacagtcaacactacgtgtttagagtacgatttgcacAATGTGttggaggtggggccgtactaaaccaaatgatgtaggtaaaggtaaaacctaCGACCGTGacataattaaaatatcgctgtacatGTTTAGGGGTGCAATtaagggaatacttgccaagagtatcgttttgtttcctattcttgttaagggtagggtttcacacgccaatgcttgttaaggggtgcatttttagaatatggaaaatacttgtttagggtgcttttcgagaccccatggttgcgcatggtatacactcgtcaatggaagagcacccccccccccccggtgttTAATATACCAACAGAACATCAAGCTGTGGACAagggaaataataattataataatagtcaTGCTGGCAAGCTAGCATGATTCCATAGAACCTTGTCCCAACGTCAGGGCATTGGGCATAGGAGCATAGCACAATATCAGTTAAGGGTCCTTGTCAAATTATATGTGGGTGGTCTCCATACGTAcataaccccccccccgtaatttattaatgaattaatccTAAGACTCTGATTCTTCTTCAAGCCAATAAAAGTTCAATGTTCTATATGGAATACACTTAACACCTCCCCAATAAAAGAGAAAGTTATAAGTATAAGGGCTTATCAAGTCAATGCAATGGGCATGACTCACCCACAAAGGTCCATCaatcaaagaaaaattataCACCAATCCCAAACTCCCATGGGAAGGGAATTCGCCAGATTCACGGACAAACTATTTTTAAGCTATTGTATAGAATCGTTATTTTTTTGGTAATAAATCATTTAGAAATTATGGAAACATAATTTCTTCCGAAGTCGGATCTTATTTAAGCTGCGCCAAGTGTTAGGTTGTGGTTTTCATTtcactctctccctttctctcttcctctccatCCCTCCAATTGTCTTCTaaacatagatactaagcatccCCCAGGTGGAAAACTTCATAGAAACCCTACGAGCACAGTGCATGACCCAATCAGCCGCTATTCAACTCGGATCGTTGAATCCTCAGATCTCTGAGGTGGTTAGACTTGCAGTTGAAGAACGAATCGGTGGCCTCCTACGCTTTCTCCAGGAGGTCATTAAACTTAAAGACCCTTCGAATCCTATTTTCAGAGAAATAGGTAACGGTAGCCATATAAATTGATAACACACAGTCGTTTTAACTGATCGATAGTAGAATGATATGTTAAGATTTTacgattaaaaataataaatagtaaACGGATAAACCAGACCAAAATAAGAGTTGAAGTTCAAGTCTCACCCTAAACCAATGAGGAATGAGGTTACAATCGCATGATCGGTGTATTAATTCGTATGATCTCATTCTAATGCACATTCGAATGTGTGTTAGCATAAATtattggttacacttcgtaattccgaaggttcgtaattccgaaacacgtaaattatACGTATTATAcatcgatgttcgttaatccgaaaacgtaaaagggttcgttaatccgaacatttgtggcgttattccaaaggttcgttattccgaaggttcgataatccgaaaacgaaataaggttcgatgctCCGAAGGTTGGTTAATCCGacaacgaaataaggttcgttgttccgaaggttcgttggcccgaaaacgaaataaggttttttaatcatttcgttttcggactaacgaaccgtcggaaaaacgaacctcatttcgttttctgactaacgaacctttggaattacgaaccttcggaaatacgaaccttcggaataacgaaccttcggaataacgaagcttcggaattacgaatgtatgcgaaatTATTGACTAGTAATTCAGAGGCTCATTATTATGAATATGACCTTGTTATTCGTTTCCATCCTACTCACGTAGAATCCTGGTTTAGGGGCGCCAATGTTTCAGTGCAAATAGTTCTAGATTTTCTCCATGGAGCCATCTGGGGGTTCTTGAACAATGGGGCCTCTGAGGGATTCGGTGCCCTGGACTTGGAAGGAATTTTAAGAGAGGTAAGATAAAATAAGAACAGATAATAGCCATATGGGCAAATGATATGTATTACCCTCAGtaaacaaatgatgcatgggttagagtgggtcagtaggaactgtgtgcacaaggtaactttggcatggtttagaccataatgccaaagttaccgcgtgcacacagttccactgacccacgaaagaaacccatgcatcatctgtTTTAAAGAATggacaatttttattgaataaaccacaaaaattaatgatttaccggacgcatgattttttaccggatgcatgaaaattccaaaatgtaatgcagaccctttgataaccctggaaaacataaatatgtatgccTAACTTGATAATATGTTGGCACAAAAGCATCATTATACCCAAAATGCCAGATACAGCTTTGCATTGACTAGAATAGATCTATGTCTATGAGTATGAGGCAGCCTCAGACCTCCAATAGCTGTGTGTGTATGCCCGGGCCGCGCCGGTGGCCAGTGCCTACGGCTGCCTGGGCCCGCAGTGGAGAtttggctgtgcacagccagcCCAGGGcagtagatctacatgtataaacgTTAGATCGTATGTCTGGACTTCTCAACTAACGAGTATGCAGGCAGTTTTAATCCCTATGACAATTACGGTAACGTATTTGTACTTACATATCATTTTGCATCCTTTAGGCCTATTTGATTCATTCTGCCTAGCCTTGATCGAAAATTCGAAATTTTGACGTAAACAAGCGTAACAGTACATGcgcgatgacatcacaatgaccttttcggacgatagcttgtttacagtggatatcgttttgattatcgggatatcgttcatgcagcccagtaaaaattcttgcatagctctcaaccaatcagattgcagggaTTTTCCCATCCATTCTATAATATAATTGTATAACCACCGAGGCTCTACGACTGCAGTGTAGAATAACAATATTATGTCTAAAAAAAGTGTATAGATAGACCGTAATATCATCATGTACACATTCTACGAAGGATGTGGGCCATCTTTGTATTTAGCTCCTGCCAAGTGCTCTTAGTATTCCGGACAGTCATATTCCCTATTTGACTACCTGCAATTTCGTTCTTGATACTCTCTTTTCGATGAAAACAataacccacccccccccccccaaaaaaaaaaaaaaaaaaaaaaaaaaaaaaaaaaaacaagcaccCTTATCAATGCAGTACATTAAAGCAGCAATAATTGTATTCAACACGCTCTTCGCACTCGGTCCATTCTCCGTAGTGCCCATGATAAAGGcctttcacaattgctcgtgcgatcgtttgcgatcatttggtcaaaataaatgttgcacacaatcgcaacggttgtaagcagtcgcatcACGAATTGTCAAAGGGGCTTTATTAGTATACATTCTCAATCACTTCGCATACGCTTTCCACAACGCTCACATTCTTTTTAAAAGGCAGGTCAAATCCCAATACACAGGCGAGATAATATTAGCTCCAAACATTCAGACCGGACGGAAAATTTATACAGAGTctaggacgacactgctgtgttgattcactgattttcgacaaaggcggTTTTGCCACCGAAGGGCTTTCGTGGGCTCAAAGGTTGCATAGGGGTAGGCCCAGAAGTTGCAGGCTCCCAGCTTATAGGTGATTAATTTATATTAATGTTGACCAACATAAATGAGAAAGCAAAACGATATAACCAATTCCACCTTTAAACTTGTAGATAATACattataatatcattatatgTGTTTACTTGCTGACCTTAagacaaatgaaataatgatgataataataatagcaataataataatgataataatatttattatcatgTAATCATATCAtatagtatttatttataactttccTAAATACTCAGATGCAGAAGGCACGGGATGCTATTGAAACTTCGTGGCACAATTGGTTCTGCAGATTAATTGAGACTGAAAGCTGCCGGGACTTGTTGAAGATAATATCTCAGGAATGGCTAGATCCAATAAGACCAAACGACGATGAATATCGTGAAACCGTCACCCTGTTTGGCGCTATTCTGATTGGAATGAAAAAAAGTCCTAACCTTTCGTTTCAACCAATAGgtacatgcatatatatatatataaatgaatagattaGGAAGCGCATGAAAGctataatgaaaaaaacaaacattgtcGGTGGTTTGCTTTGGGAATGGGGACTGATGTCTTAAATTGTCATCGGCAATTAGAGACATACGTTTCCACGGCCTAGGAGCGGGGTGGATGTGTGTGTTTcggttttttgtttttgtttttgttttgtcaaaGGAGATAGTGAACAATGGGACTCTGCATTTATAGGGCACTTGCATGTAAAATCCAAAACGGAGGGGTGGGGTTGGATGGCAACTAACAGTTACTAACCCCCTAACCATCTGCACGCTTAGTACAGCCGTATATGAAAGGcctatttacacattttataCAAATACATTGTGGAATGACcctgtcacccccccccccccacttactCCCGCCACAAACACTACACAAGTATGGGATAACTGACCATCCCACTGCCACTGACTATGCGTTTGAACTGCCGAAGAAGTAcgttaaaaataacattaaaaatacGAATGGTTTCGTTATCATGACTAAGTCACAGTACGTTCATCTTAAACAGTAATACTTTTAAAGTAAGTGATGGAAAGTTTTATAGAACTTAATATAATTAGTTTAAGCTAAAGCGACAGTGCGACGGCATGGGTTTGATTAGGGCAAAGGCAGATAGAGCCACGCCATTTGTTTGTATTTCGTTTTCTTAAAATTGAGTTGTGTATTGTTTGTGGTGGCGGTGGGTCGTGTGGGTCTGATTTAAGGGCTACATAGAcgggccatctattttccatacttcttttctttcgtctcattttctttttattcacatttgcTACCAATTATTTGTCATAGTGTGGCGCCAAGTTGCACAATGAATTGGTCAAAACACCCGTTCCGTCTATACCTTTCCTGTTTAGACTTAACCCAAACGGTCCCATCCTAGTTTGATACTAACCATTATCATAATGGTCAATTGGTATTTAGTCATTTTACCATTGCCTGCCAGGTTCGACCCTCTTcgtgttataaaaaaaattactatcaataactgggatatattcattttatttgctagttcattacgattaacccgcacgccgaataaaaagtacacaattttcctgcgcgcgcgctGCATCTCCCTATGAACGCACTATCCCGAGATCATCGCGCAATtgggcgtccatttcctcttttactttcgcctgcCGTCGAGTATAGTCGCAAGCTAAGTACACTCCCAAAATTGCAATTTGTTTCACACTTTGGATTCTATAATTGTGCATTTATTCCCTTATTTCAATCTTATTGTTCGATTTATGATTGTTTTTAGCATATCCCATCGCGCGGAGCTCTCCGTGATATTTATTTTCAcgtattttgttctttttttcttgtgagTCTAAACATAAGATACGTTTTCTCGCAGACGGGTTGCCTTCGCTTCCCCCTCCCCGCAGCTCCGCGCTCTCCTGCGTGTCGCGGGCGTTGAGCCGTcgctccctttttttcttgtatttctttataaattttttttaattcattgacTTCTCGCTTACGTCTTGAATTTCTTtgaatttatttctctttccaCAGATAGGTTCTGTTGGACTGTCAGGAGCGTCGTGTTAGATTAAACTCGTTTCTAATTATGTTTGTTCTTGTTTCGAGTTAGTTGattgtttcttttgttccaATCAATCCCTTGTATTCCTTTGTTCTtgtgaattaattgattgaattaattaattattttattagtaacttttaattaaaaaaaaaaaattcttagaccctgtctttcgtttttttttttccttcacaagaaaatttatttcttttttaggaAGCCGTTTCTTGTTAGCGTTCCTTCTCGCTAATTTCCTTTCTGGTCTTCCTTTTTCAGGAAAGCAAGCtataattttcttctttccttttcagaTCAGCTGCCGGTCTCTggatacttattttttttagacttcttgtcatttttttttttctcagctgATCCTGTTCTTCGCCTCAGAACAGGTTTTCACACGACAAAAAAAACCTTCGTGTTTTTTCTTAGGtgcttcttcccttttcctttcagGAATCTAGCAGGAGTGGTTTTTCTGTTGTGTTTTAATAAcggaaaaaaaagggagagttatttcataataatttcTTAATTATTACTGTTCCCTTTTTGATTGAAGTCTCTTGACttctggggttggggtttttcacctaccccccccccccccgttttctCTCTGTTTTATTATGTCTACTCGGTACTAGATTTACTTCTATGTGAGCATGAGCCTCTCGGATTCCTCCCTAGAAGAGCTCGAAATGGCCGCTGAAGAGGTGTCCAACACCGGGGTTCTGTTTCCCACCAGTGGTAATGTAGAAAGCGACAGCGAAAGATCCCTCGTGGGTTCTAagaagggtggaaccgtggatcCGAGTCCACGTGCCAAtggggtggaaccgtggaagcGCGTCCACGTGCCCAACTTAagaagggtggaaccgtggaactGCAACCCCGTGTCCGCAAAGTGATAGCCCAGGCTTCCGCACCGGAACCTGAACCATTTTTGGGGAGCGTCGTACTAGCTCAGAAAACGCCGACTCCTCCACGGCTACCAGACCCACCGGCTATCGGGTCACCCAAAGACCGGGGGGAGAGCACGGGCCTCTCATCTCGGCACAGACTAGGCTCGATGCCTTGTCAGACTCCTCAAGGGAGCGTCGGCAAAGGGCTACCAGCCCCTAGTCGCAAGAGACAGCGTAGCCCGACCCCGTCGGACTCTCGATTTCATCTGACCCCCTCAGATTCGGCTGACCTCTCTTCTCGGTCGGTGAGCGCTCACCGGGGGAGAGCTAAGGTGAAGAGATCAAGGCCCGCCCAGTCTCttggtgtcacgcgcgtaaaacattccccatagacttgagtgttaaaatggcacttaagaaaaattcataaaaaataaatgtgaaataagagggttgaatgttttactacctttggatcggatatatatctgaccagagaagggtatcgtagccagttcatattaaaaataaatcgccatttatgaagataactatgatgggatcaaattcatcaactgaaacagaaaaatagccccaattcttccgccagtcaaaaaatagttccaaatcattgatatatcccAATTTTGGCAAAGGAAGTTCactagttaccatttctagaatcagtgttagattttgaatcatattcatacacttttgtcaatcaccaatatcaaattgaaaaaaaatcgaatgggttgggtcgaacgaatatttTTAGCcgttaggctcgtggcaccaatattatatgacctatgagtttttttttaatagctactttgctattcttttatatatgTACACTCACACTGGcaaaaagaaatgcattgaaaatgcctattttctatgcaatgacccattttaatgtgttactcatacatgttatatccactatatggatgtatacatatcctacctgcatatagcccaacagtggaTGCAATGACAATAAAGGCCCCTATTctccttgtaatataaaggtgtatgtaaaatTTGTGTAGATATCATGATACCAGaactgccccaaacataatAACCAGATATACATTTGATTGAATAaggaaacaacaaaataatgagaacatattactttagtacatttgcatttgacatattatatcaaaatcttcctagggcctattgcctatcagatgtaagaaaaaagagatacataaatagatagaaagagagagagagagagaaagaaagttaATTGTATAGATGGCAGGGCTTATAAAGAGGAGGGGGGCTAGACTAAGATTGGAGCACACAGCCACCACTctctcctt contains:
- the LOC129280054 gene encoding uncharacterized protein LOC129280054, with the protein product MEEEDRTNENETNNSMVEFDKLETEFRDAFVPDALSKLFDTDGSQSAAIKNDQEAHACQGLVTITDVHGLHVVAGIVYQTLTDFENWLYETEAGKDFQRVILQEFPDLKDPLEVGLRDLFRVLAPVLRQLQDKSHPHFQDIERWYSNYHLLVKAVVNFLHGGIARLRNRGSGQGNGSFDLSIIAIKILSIPQVENFIETLRAQCMTQSAAIQLGSLNPQISEVVRLAVEERIGGLLRFLQEVIKLKDPSNPIFREIESWFRGANVSVQIVLDFLHGAIWGFLNNGASEGFGALDLEGILREMQKARDAIETSWHNWFCRLIETESCRDLLKIISQEWLDPIRPNDDEYRETVTLFGAILIGMKKSPNLSFQPIGTCIYIYINE